A stretch of Lactuca sativa cultivar Salinas chromosome 6, Lsat_Salinas_v11, whole genome shotgun sequence DNA encodes these proteins:
- the LOC111908938 gene encoding serine/threonine-protein kinase SAPK2, with translation MERYELVKEIGSGNFGVAKLVRDKMTRELFAVKFIERGQKIDEHVQREIMNHRSLRHPNIIRFKEVLLTQTHLAIVMEYATGGELFERICNAGKFSENEARFFFQQLISGVSYCHSMEVCHRDLKLENTLLDGSAAPRVKICDFGYSKSSVLHSQPKSAVGTPAYIAPEVLSRKEYDGKLADVWSCGVTLYVMLVGAYPFGDPDDPRNFRTTVCRILSVQYAIPDTVEISLECKHLLYRIFVANPEKRITIPEIQMHPWFLKNLPTDLMIGGSSHNGNSNDTYQSVEEILSVIQEARTHPGMLSDGSPQLLGDSMDFDDLDDSDIEDIDISDDYGCSL, from the exons ATGGAAAGATATGAACTTGTTAAAGAAATCGGGTCGGGTAATTTTGGGGTAGCCAAGCTTGTTAGGGACAAGATGACAAGAGAGCTGTTTGCTGTCAAGTTTATCGAAAGGGGCCAAAAG ATTGATGAACATGTACAGAGGGAAATTATGAATCACAGATCTTTGAGGCATCCAAATATTATCAGATTTAAAGAG gtCTTGTTAACACAAACTCATCTAGCGATAGTCATGGAGTATGCTACTGGAGGAGAGCTTTTTGAGAGAATATGCAATGCGGGTAAATTCAGTGAAAACGAG GCAAGATTTTTCTTTCAACAACTTATATCAGGAGTTAGCTATTGTCATTCAATG GAAGTTTGTCACAGAGATCTTAAGCTTGAAAACACACTGTTAGATGGAAGTGCAGCTCCTCGTGTTAAAATATGTGATTTTGGGTACTCAAAG TCATCGGTTCTTCATTCTCAACCAAAGTCAGCAGTTGGGACACCTGCTTACATTGCACCCGAAGTTCTTTCAAGAAAAGAATATGATGGAAAG CTTGCAGATGTTTGGTCATGTGGGGTCACTTTATATGTCATGCTAGTTGGAGCATATCCATTTGGAGATCCAGATGACCCAAGAAACTTCCGAACAACCGTTTGT AGGATACTTAGTGTCCAATATGCAATCCCGGATACGGTTGAAATTTCATTGGAATGCAAGCATCTTCTTTATAGGATATTTGTTGCAAATCCTGAGAAG AGAATAACAATTCCAGAAATCCAAATGCATCCATGGTTCTTGAAGAACTTGCCAACAGATTTGATGATTGGAGGAAGCTCTCACAATGGGAATTCAAATGACACCTATCAAAGTGTTGAAGAAATACTTTCTGTAATACAAGAGGCAAGAACTCATCCTGGGATGCTTAGTGATGGATCACCACAACTTCTTGGTGATAGTATGGACTTTGATGACTTGGATGATTCAGATATCGAAGATATAGACATAAGTGATGATTATGGTTGCTCATTGTGA